tgcggCAAAGACCGGCTTGTAAAGAGGTGACGCATCATATCATGGCTTCATATCAGAAATAAAACGTGATGTTTTGGTAATGAGGCAGATCACCTATGCTCACCTTGAGGTTTGTATTCACAACCTACATAGTCTTGGTATCCAAGCTCCTCCAGTAAGTCAAACAGATACATGAAATTCAGCTCTCCCGGACTGTCTGGCTCATTCCGATGAGGAACCTGTGCGATCTGAACATGACCTGCACAGAACGGAGAGTATAAACATGTGTTTTTTGTAGCTCAAAAAGTTGTACCAGCATAGGCCTTAGGGGGACAAGATTCAGAGTAATTTGCATTTGCCATAAATATAATACAACGATCCCTATAAAATATCTGTCATGAAGTTTGTCGAAAGCCCACCCCTAAGAGTAAAAGATTTGTTTTTTGTTGGATCAACATGGAAGCCTTAACGGTGAGGCGATTATTAACCTCTATATTTATTAGGCGGCAGCAATGCTGTTTTTCAAGACTTTGTTCACCATGTTGAAGAAGCTTTTAGAATTCAAAATATGAAGTCATACGGCGTGTGTGAACATGAGCTGCGGCTTTAGAGCCGAGGACACGTAAAAACAAAGACGTTGACAATACAGTACTGCGGCTCACACTCAAGCTCACCAATTAAAGGAAAGTATGTCTTCATGTTCTGGGTCAGGTTTCCATCCATGATCTGCCAATGATACAGGTCCTGCATACAGAAAGCACAGGATGTACAAATGTTGCCACAATCGTGACAGAATGAAGAGATGGGATATTTTTAGACAAAAGGATGGGCTTTGTGGCTGTCCTTCGAAGTGGTAAATCACCTTAGTCTCATTTTTTGTTAATTTTGTTTTAGTACACAAACGATAGGAAAATATCATGAAACAATAGATTACAACAATAATCTTCTTTTCATGGGGGTGATTTGCTGTGGCCAGAGTATTAACACTACATACATTCCAGAATCAAATGGTAAGAAATAATATTATTGGATGGATCAGACATCTCACATACAATAGGATCAAACACTTCCCAGTACTCACCATTTGCAGCTTCAAATTGGGTCTTCCCACTTTCTGCAGGATTGACACGGCTAAAACCAAAGACAAAATGGACACATTGCAACAACGCAATGTCGGTGCTAATCCAAATCTACTGAGCTGTCCAAAATGACCCTACTACAGTGAAAGTCCTGCCAGTGTTTGAGAGAACCCCCCTTACCATGCTGTGGGGTATTCAGGAAATACCGAGGATCAGTAATACGACAGTTAATAGGCTCAAGCAGCCCCACCATCCCAGCCTGCATACAAAGGACAACATAAGTAGTGCACATGTTCACTTTCCCCACATATTGTTCCCTGAAAGAGTCACACACCTGGCTCAGGACCTCTGCTGCATACATGAGATTCTCAATAAACGTTTCTTCCATCTCCTTCGCTATGCCTTGCCTCTCTAAACCTAATGGCACCCGTCCTGCCATAATGTGTATGCTGTGATAGAGGAGAGCACAGTGAGAAACTACTCCAGCACAATATTTATCCAGGGCAGAAGGCATTGTAAAGTACCAAGTATTCCTCCCCCAGGAAATTGTGATCTCTGATTAGGACTGTTGGGTGTCTGAAGGTCATAAACCAGTATTAGTTGGGGATGCAATTGTTGTCAACAGTAATTAAACAGGGCTTGTTGTATTAGTGGGCATGATGTAAACATCAGGAGTGGGGGAATAGTGGCTATTGGGGTATCTTTTGGGGGCTTTATACACGTGCTGGTCAATTTGGAAAAAATATTTTCAGGGAGATATGCTGGGAAATTGCAAGAAATCTCCGCACTTCATTCACTTGCATTGGGTTTTGGGAACAatgttacacttttttttaacccaggctgtgctgaaagagCAGTGAAAGGCCGTGTCCAGGATGAGAGCTTGCCACCCCCACGCGTGCAACTATCTGGCCAGGATTTGCCTGGGCAACATGAGCACCTGATGTCACGGCGCTCTAGCACCATCAAACGCGCTCTCACCGTAGACGAGGCCTAATACgtcaggcatacgcttataggggtccatgttcaatggacaagaagcaaagagtgacacactgtaagtgctcatgtgcatgtcattacccagaatccctggctgcagtggaagcactgtatgctaggagataatgggggggaaagcagggttgcagacctgtctgagatgtgaatgtacTCGCAGGTGATTTGTTTTGCTGAAAaatttacagcaaataaaaataaaggggTGTCCAACAAAAAGTGAGAGGGGTTCAGTCTGTGTATACATAGTTCCTCTTGCTTACAAGAGTTGTTGTGGGTAAGATTTTATGTAGGTGTATATACCTGTTAC
Above is a genomic segment from Ascaphus truei isolate aAscTru1 chromosome 10, aAscTru1.hap1, whole genome shotgun sequence containing:
- the HYI gene encoding putative hydroxypyruvate isomerase isoform X2, which produces MSQKCCSITGKLPQIFQGDPKAGELGLGAVPGRQDEFRAGLNQAVSWASHLGCNSIHIMAGRVPLGLERQGIAKEMEETFIENLMYAAEVLSQAGMVGLLEPINCRITDPRYFLNTPQHAVSILQKVGRPNLKLQMDLYHWQIMDGNLTQNMKTYFPLIGHVQIAQVPHRNEPDSPGELNFMYLFDLLEELGYQDYVGCEYKPQGDTLTGLGWMETYRKRCNIRDKTE
- the HYI gene encoding putative hydroxypyruvate isomerase isoform X1, whose translation is MPALRFSANLSWLFQHVPDLPGRVQAAAGAGFQALEVAWPYDSDVGLLREALDRHQLPMVLINTPPGDPKAGELGLGAVPGRQDEFRAGLNQAVSWASHLGCNSIHIMAGRVPLGLERQGIAKEMEETFIENLMYAAEVLSQAGMVGLLEPINCRITDPRYFLNTPQHAVSILQKVGRPNLKLQMDLYHWQIMDGNLTQNMKTYFPLIGHVQIAQVPHRNEPDSPGELNFMYLFDLLEELGYQDYVGCEYKPQGDTLTGLGWMETYRKRCNIRDKTE